In Nymphaea colorata isolate Beijing-Zhang1983 chromosome 13, ASM883128v2, whole genome shotgun sequence, one DNA window encodes the following:
- the LOC116266831 gene encoding pentatricopeptide repeat-containing protein At1g09900-like isoform X1: protein MACLQASIESDKIMIKNIFYALVKKKKCAAARALLVKLASERRLEPSVPKRYIAGLCRHGRVYEALDLFYELKKLDPEPPLRIWNSILRGSLGIGRTDQVWQVYGEMMESGLSGDVKTFCILIQAFCKERRFDEAYGLVHEVLTTGDVPDVVTFTKLIAGFCKEGDYSKVSQLLHLMIAKNCMPDLITYQEIIYWLCKQHETDEGLRIFNELIERGYNPGVFTYTTAMDGLCRTKRVNEAKMLWSQMLSLKLAPNVHTYNVLIDGYCKLGRMSNARKLYMQMHESGCKPNIKTYSILLDGYCRQGKVSQATKLFEEMLPVGIKPDVITYNILIRASCKEGNTDNAVKLYHELLESGLQPIACSYTPLIRILSSQGKMSEAVEFFSDMLARSLRPLKCMYDYMIDGYCKVGNINEAVTVLVKMLEEELRPKKRTFNKLILSLCAEGQTLDALSVLDAMLEMGCSPGQSITYNVVYNLCRDQTGNAVKCLNEIIGDDCMFI, encoded by the coding sequence ATGGCTTGTTTGCAGGCTAGCATTGAATCGGATAAGATAATGataaagaatattttttatgctttggtgaagaagaagaagtgcgCGGCAGCTCGCGCACTTCTTGTGAAACTGGCAAGTGAGAGAAGACTGGAACCTTCTGTTCCCAAACGATATATTGCAGGACTCTGCAGGCATGGAAGAGTGTATGAGGCACTTGATTTGTTTTATGAGTTGAAAAAGCTTGACCCAGAGCCCCCTTTGCGCATCTGGAATTCGATTTTGAGGGGTTCACTTGGAATTGGGAGGACTGatcaagtgtggcaggtttatgGAGAGATGATGGAATCTGGTCTTTCAGGCGATGTGAAAACCTTTTGCATACTTATTCAAGCCTTCTGCAAAGAGAGAAGGTTTGATGAAGCTTATGGTTTGGTTCATGAAGTCCTCACTACTGGTGATGTTCCTGATGTTGTTACTTTTACCAAATTGATTGCTGGATTCTGCAAGGAGGGTGATTACAGCAAAGTGTCCCAACTTCTTCATCTTATGATTGCGAAAAACTGTATGCCTGATCTAATCACCTACCAGGAGATTATATATTGGCTTTGTAAGCAGCATGAAACTGATGAAGGGCTCCGCATATTTAATGAGTTGATAGAAAGGGGATATAATCCTGGTGTCTTCACTTATACAACTGCAATGGATGGCCTCTGCAGGACAAAGAGAGTGAATGAGGCTAAAATGCTTTGGTCCCAAATGCTGAGTCTGAAATTGGCTCCAAATGTACATACATACAACGTGCTTATTGATGGATACTGTAAGTTGGGGAGAATGTCGAATGCTAGGAAGTTGTATATGCAGATGCATGAAAGTGGATGTAAACCAAATATCAAGACATACAGCATATTACTTGATGGATACTGTAGACAAGGAAAGGTATCCCAGGCTACTAAGCTGTTTGAGGAGATGCTGCCTGTGGGCATAAAGCCTGATGTTATCACCTACAATATTCTGATACGGGCATCCTGCAAGGAAGGAAACACTGATAATGCTGTTAAACTTTACCATGAGTTGCTTGAGTCAGGATTGCAGCCAATTGCTTGCTCATATACACCTCTTATTCGAATATTATCTAGTCAAGGTAAAATGTCCGAAGCAGTAGAGTTTTTCAGTGACATGCTGGCAAGGAGTTTGCGTCCATTGAAATGTATGTACGATTATATGATTGATGGTTATTGCAAAGTTGGGAACATAAATGAGGCAGTGACGGTGCTTGTGAAAATGCTAGAAGAGGAACTAAGACCTAAAAAACGTACCTTCAATAAACTGATCCTATCCCTTTGTGCTGAAGGGCAGACACTTGATGCATTATCAGTCTTAGACGCGATGTTGGAGATGGGCTGCAGTCCAGGTCAATCTATTACATACAACGTGGTCTATAACTTATGCAGGGACCAAACGGGAAATGCTGTAAAGTGTTTGAATGAAATCATTGGTGATGATTGCATGTTCATTTAA
- the LOC116266831 gene encoding pentatricopeptide repeat-containing protein At1g09900-like isoform X2 has translation MIKNIFYALVKKKKCAAARALLVKLASERRLEPSVPKRYIAGLCRHGRVYEALDLFYELKKLDPEPPLRIWNSILRGSLGIGRTDQVWQVYGEMMESGLSGDVKTFCILIQAFCKERRFDEAYGLVHEVLTTGDVPDVVTFTKLIAGFCKEGDYSKVSQLLHLMIAKNCMPDLITYQEIIYWLCKQHETDEGLRIFNELIERGYNPGVFTYTTAMDGLCRTKRVNEAKMLWSQMLSLKLAPNVHTYNVLIDGYCKLGRMSNARKLYMQMHESGCKPNIKTYSILLDGYCRQGKVSQATKLFEEMLPVGIKPDVITYNILIRASCKEGNTDNAVKLYHELLESGLQPIACSYTPLIRILSSQGKMSEAVEFFSDMLARSLRPLKCMYDYMIDGYCKVGNINEAVTVLVKMLEEELRPKKRTFNKLILSLCAEGQTLDALSVLDAMLEMGCSPGQSITYNVVYNLCRDQTGNAVKCLNEIIGDDCMFI, from the coding sequence ATGataaagaatattttttatgctttggtgaagaagaagaagtgcgCGGCAGCTCGCGCACTTCTTGTGAAACTGGCAAGTGAGAGAAGACTGGAACCTTCTGTTCCCAAACGATATATTGCAGGACTCTGCAGGCATGGAAGAGTGTATGAGGCACTTGATTTGTTTTATGAGTTGAAAAAGCTTGACCCAGAGCCCCCTTTGCGCATCTGGAATTCGATTTTGAGGGGTTCACTTGGAATTGGGAGGACTGatcaagtgtggcaggtttatgGAGAGATGATGGAATCTGGTCTTTCAGGCGATGTGAAAACCTTTTGCATACTTATTCAAGCCTTCTGCAAAGAGAGAAGGTTTGATGAAGCTTATGGTTTGGTTCATGAAGTCCTCACTACTGGTGATGTTCCTGATGTTGTTACTTTTACCAAATTGATTGCTGGATTCTGCAAGGAGGGTGATTACAGCAAAGTGTCCCAACTTCTTCATCTTATGATTGCGAAAAACTGTATGCCTGATCTAATCACCTACCAGGAGATTATATATTGGCTTTGTAAGCAGCATGAAACTGATGAAGGGCTCCGCATATTTAATGAGTTGATAGAAAGGGGATATAATCCTGGTGTCTTCACTTATACAACTGCAATGGATGGCCTCTGCAGGACAAAGAGAGTGAATGAGGCTAAAATGCTTTGGTCCCAAATGCTGAGTCTGAAATTGGCTCCAAATGTACATACATACAACGTGCTTATTGATGGATACTGTAAGTTGGGGAGAATGTCGAATGCTAGGAAGTTGTATATGCAGATGCATGAAAGTGGATGTAAACCAAATATCAAGACATACAGCATATTACTTGATGGATACTGTAGACAAGGAAAGGTATCCCAGGCTACTAAGCTGTTTGAGGAGATGCTGCCTGTGGGCATAAAGCCTGATGTTATCACCTACAATATTCTGATACGGGCATCCTGCAAGGAAGGAAACACTGATAATGCTGTTAAACTTTACCATGAGTTGCTTGAGTCAGGATTGCAGCCAATTGCTTGCTCATATACACCTCTTATTCGAATATTATCTAGTCAAGGTAAAATGTCCGAAGCAGTAGAGTTTTTCAGTGACATGCTGGCAAGGAGTTTGCGTCCATTGAAATGTATGTACGATTATATGATTGATGGTTATTGCAAAGTTGGGAACATAAATGAGGCAGTGACGGTGCTTGTGAAAATGCTAGAAGAGGAACTAAGACCTAAAAAACGTACCTTCAATAAACTGATCCTATCCCTTTGTGCTGAAGGGCAGACACTTGATGCATTATCAGTCTTAGACGCGATGTTGGAGATGGGCTGCAGTCCAGGTCAATCTATTACATACAACGTGGTCTATAACTTATGCAGGGACCAAACGGGAAATGCTGTAAAGTGTTTGAATGAAATCATTGGTGATGATTGCATGTTCATTTAA